A window of Bacteroidota bacterium genomic DNA:
AAAATTATAACCAAGGCCTAGACGCTAGCCATCTCCGCATTGGCTAACACAGGATTATCTACCCGTACATCGCTTTCGATCAACCCGTCACGCAGCCTGATAATACGGCGTGCGTGCTGCGCAATATCTTCCTCATGCGTAACAACCAATAGCGTATTGCCCTGGCGGTAGAGCTGCTCAAACAGATGCATGATCTCTTCACCCGTTTTTGTATCGAGGTTACCGGTAGGTTCGTCAGCCATAATAATCGATGGCTTGTTGACCAGCGCACGCGCGACGGCAACGCGCTGGCGCTGTCCACCTGATAGCTCGTTGGGCTTATGGTCCATGCGGTCACCCAGGCCTACGCTGTGCAACACTTCTGCAGCGCGCTCACGCCGGAGGCTACGGCGCATACCAGAGTAAACAAGCGGTAGCTCGACATTCTGCAGGCAGTTTACGCGAGGCAACAGGTTAAAAGTCTGGAAAACAAATCCGATTTCACGGTTTCTGATTTCAGCGAGCTCATTGTCTGTCATCTCGCTCACTTTCTGGGAATTCAGGTAGTACTCCCCGCCTGTTGGTGTATCAAGGCACCCAACAATGTTCATCATCGTCGATTTACCCGACCCGGATGGACCCATGATGGCAACATATTCATTGGTATGAACGTGCAGCGTTACGCCGGCGAGGGCGTGCACTTCCTGGCTACCCATCTGGTAGACCTTTTTGGTGTCGCGCAGCTCAATAAGGGGGCGGGATCCGTTTGCCATAATGAATGCTTGCTAGGTTTTGAATTAGTTTGCGCTTGCTGCCGGGTACGACGTTATCAGTCGTCTATCCGAACTTCTTCGCCTTGTTGTAACACGCGGCTCACCGCGCGATAAGGTCCGATAATCACTTGCTCGTCGCCCATCAAGCCCGTTTTGATTTCGATGTGGGAGTCATCTGAAATCCCGGTCTCAACTTCAACCATTTGGGCTTCTCCATCAGCAAAAAGGAATACTACCTTTCTCAGGTCTTCCTCTAGCGGCTCGTCACTTTTAGTCCCTTCTTCACCCACTTCGCTGTCTTCAGCCTCTTCGGATGCTTCTTCTTCCTCCTCGGAATCGTC
This region includes:
- a CDS encoding ABC transporter ATP-binding protein; the protein is MANGSRPLIELRDTKKVYQMGSQEVHALAGVTLHVHTNEYVAIMGPSGSGKSTMMNIVGCLDTPTGGEYYLNSQKVSEMTDNELAEIRNREIGFVFQTFNLLPRVNCLQNVELPLVYSGMRRSLRRERAAEVLHSVGLGDRMDHKPNELSGGQRQRVAVARALVNKPSIIMADEPTGNLDTKTGEEIMHLFEQLYRQGNTLLVVTHEEDIAQHARRIIRLRDGLIESDVRVDNPVLANAEMASV